In one Roseburia intestinalis L1-82 genomic region, the following are encoded:
- the mutS gene encoding DNA mismatch repair protein MutS translates to MMNRKRTEVKDVAEYTPMMQQYLKTKEEYKDCILFYRLGDFYEMFFDDAIVVSKELELTLTGKSCGAEERAPMCGVPYHAVEGYLNKLVANGHKVAICEQVEDPKLAKGLVKREVIRIVTPGTNTDMQALDESKNNYIMCIVYLADKYGISLADISTGDYFVTEVDTERKLIDEINKFAPSEIICNESFYMSGVDLSDMKNRLGIAVYSLEAWYFSDETAENTLKEHFKVQSLEGLGLSDYACGTIAAGALLRYLYETQKNDLGNLSAIHPYSTGKYMIIDSSTRRNLELVETLREKQKRGSLLWVLDKTKTAMGARTLRAYVEQPLIDKTEIELRQEAIGELNDHVITREELREYLNPIYDLERLITRVTYRTANPRDLIAFKNSISMLPPIKSLLDEFDGALLKNIQNDIDAMEELCSLVDRSIMEEPPISVREGGLIKEGYNEDVDKYRNAKTEGKTWLAELEAKEREKTGIKNLKIKYNKVFGYYLEVTNSYKDLVPDYFTRKQTLANAERYITPELKELEDMILGAEDKLVSLEYDLFCEVRNKIAEEVVRIQRTAKAIANLDVFVSLAVVADQNNYCRPKMTNSGVIDIKGGRHPVVEKMITNDMFIDNDTYLDNGNNRIAIITGPNMAGKSTYMRQAALIVLMAQIGSFVPATSAKIGIVDRIFTRVGASDDLASGQSTFMVEMNEVANILRNATSNSLLVLDEIGRGTSTFDGLSIAWAVVEHISNPRLLGAKTLFATHYHELTELEGKLNNVHNYCIAVKEKGDDIVFLRKIVQGGADKSYGIQVAKLAGVPDSVIERAKEIVEELSANDITSVTKNITPATAGTKKKKERLDEVDLTQMSLFDTVKDDDILEELKTIDVGNLTPIEALNKLYELQNKIKNRW, encoded by the coding sequence ATGATGAATAGAAAAAGAACAGAGGTTAAAGACGTGGCAGAATATACACCTATGATGCAGCAATATTTAAAAACAAAAGAGGAATATAAAGATTGCATTTTGTTTTACAGACTCGGTGATTTTTATGAGATGTTTTTTGATGATGCGATCGTTGTCTCAAAAGAACTTGAACTGACGCTGACCGGCAAAAGCTGTGGTGCAGAGGAACGCGCGCCGATGTGCGGTGTTCCTTATCATGCAGTGGAAGGATACTTAAATAAACTGGTTGCAAACGGTCATAAAGTTGCGATCTGTGAGCAGGTGGAGGATCCAAAACTTGCAAAAGGTCTTGTAAAGCGTGAGGTGATCCGCATCGTCACACCGGGAACAAACACAGACATGCAGGCTCTCGACGAATCCAAAAATAATTACATTATGTGTATCGTATATCTTGCAGATAAATACGGTATTTCATTAGCGGACATCTCGACCGGAGACTATTTTGTTACAGAGGTCGATACGGAGCGGAAACTGATTGACGAGATCAACAAATTTGCACCATCCGAGATCATCTGCAATGAGAGCTTTTATATGAGCGGTGTCGATCTCTCTGATATGAAAAATCGCCTTGGTATTGCAGTGTACTCTTTAGAGGCATGGTATTTCAGTGACGAGACGGCAGAAAATACGTTAAAAGAACATTTTAAGGTGCAGAGTCTTGAGGGGCTTGGATTATCTGATTATGCGTGCGGCACGATCGCTGCGGGGGCATTGCTCCGCTATCTGTATGAAACACAGAAAAATGATCTTGGCAATCTTTCTGCGATTCATCCATACTCAACCGGGAAATATATGATCATAGACAGTTCGACCAGACGTAATTTAGAGCTGGTGGAGACACTGCGTGAAAAGCAAAAACGCGGTTCACTGCTATGGGTGTTAGATAAAACCAAAACAGCGATGGGAGCAAGGACACTTCGTGCTTATGTGGAACAGCCATTGATCGATAAAACCGAGATTGAACTGCGCCAGGAAGCCATTGGTGAGTTAAACGATCATGTGATCACAAGGGAGGAATTGCGCGAGTATTTAAATCCGATTTATGACCTTGAGCGTCTGATCACCCGTGTGACTTACCGGACAGCCAATCCGCGTGATCTGATCGCATTTAAGAATTCTATCAGCATGCTGCCTCCGATCAAATCCCTGCTCGATGAGTTTGACGGTGCACTGCTAAAAAATATCCAGAACGACATTGATGCCATGGAAGAACTCTGCTCCCTGGTAGATCGTTCGATCATGGAAGAACCGCCGATCTCTGTGCGCGAGGGCGGACTGATCAAGGAAGGTTATAATGAGGATGTCGATAAATACCGCAATGCCAAAACAGAGGGTAAGACCTGGCTTGCAGAGTTAGAGGCAAAAGAGCGCGAAAAGACCGGAATTAAAAATTTAAAGATCAAATACAACAAAGTGTTCGGCTATTATCTGGAAGTGACCAATTCCTACAAGGATCTGGTGCCGGATTATTTTACCAGAAAACAGACACTTGCCAATGCGGAGCGTTACATCACACCGGAATTAAAAGAATTAGAAGATATGATCTTAGGCGCGGAGGACAAGCTCGTCAGCTTAGAGTATGATCTGTTCTGTGAAGTACGGAATAAAATTGCAGAAGAAGTTGTCCGTATCCAGCGGACAGCGAAAGCAATCGCAAACTTAGACGTTTTTGTATCACTTGCAGTCGTTGCAGACCAGAATAATTACTGCAGACCAAAGATGACCAACAGTGGAGTGATCGATATCAAGGGCGGCAGACATCCGGTTGTCGAAAAAATGATCACAAACGATATGTTCATCGATAACGATACATATTTAGATAACGGAAATAACCGTATTGCAATCATAACCGGACCGAACATGGCAGGCAAATCCACTTACATGAGACAGGCTGCATTGATCGTTCTGATGGCACAGATCGGAAGTTTTGTTCCAGCGACATCGGCAAAGATCGGCATCGTGGATCGTATTTTTACCCGTGTCGGGGCATCGGATGATCTTGCAAGCGGTCAGAGTACCTTTATGGTGGAGATGAACGAGGTCGCAAATATCCTGCGCAATGCCACATCCAATTCGCTTTTAGTACTCGATGAGATCGGACGCGGAACAAGTACCTTTGACGGTTTAAGTATCGCATGGGCGGTAGTTGAACATATCAGCAACCCGCGTCTGCTCGGTGCAAAGACACTGTTTGCGACACATTATCACGAGCTGACTGAGCTGGAAGGAAAGTTAAACAACGTCCACAATTACTGTATCGCGGTCAAAGAAAAAGGCGACGACATTGTATTTCTGCGCAAGATCGTGCAGGGCGGTGCGGATAAGAGCTACGGTATCCAGGTTGCAAAACTTGCCGGTGTTCCGGATTCCGTGATTGAACGCGCCAAAGAAATCGTGGAAGAGCTGAGCGCAAATGATATCACGTCTGTCACGAAAAACATCACGCCTGCAACGGCAGGAACGAAAAAGAAAAAAGAACGTTTGGATGAAGTTGATTTGACACAGATGTCTTTATTTGATACCGTAAAGGACGATGATATTTTAGAAGAGTTAAAAACGATTGATGTCGGAAATCTGACACCAATCGAGGCATTAAACAAACTTTATGAATTACAGAATAAAATAAAAAACCGCTGGTAG
- a CDS encoding DNA mismatch repair MutL family protein: MKKVREKTFSSQTLSPPIILTLSIEEIEMLEKYREQIDAFGYEIEPFGGKEYAVTAIPADFTGIDTKTMFLEMLDDFANINENDSPNAIMEKVASMSCKAAIKGNQHISRPEAERLIDELLELENPYNCPHGRPTIISMTKYEIEKKFKRIV, translated from the coding sequence ATGAAAAAAGTGCGTGAAAAAACATTTTCATCACAGACGCTCAGTCCGCCGATCATCCTGACACTCAGCATTGAAGAGATCGAGATGCTTGAAAAATACAGGGAGCAGATCGATGCGTTCGGCTATGAAATCGAACCGTTCGGCGGAAAGGAATATGCAGTGACTGCTATTCCGGCTGATTTTACCGGGATTGACACAAAAACAATGTTTCTTGAAATGTTAGATGATTTTGCAAATATAAATGAAAATGATTCACCAAATGCCATTATGGAAAAAGTTGCGTCGATGTCCTGTAAGGCAGCTATCAAGGGAAACCAGCACATCAGCAGGCCGGAGGCAGAACGGCTGATCGATGAACTGCTGGAACTTGAAAATCCGTACAACTGCCCGCACGGACGCCCGACGATCATTTCCATGACCAAATATGAAATAGAAAAGAAATTTAAAAGGATTGTCTGA
- a CDS encoding FAD-dependent thymidylate synthase, whose translation MGTITILPETTKNPITLMGQRAGVCWGGNVEDPEKNYKRGMDCIISGHGRVMEYVNVEMIIAGYSARVEREWYTHIGGSPTRLQSSTRYINYAGRGFDYIIPPSIQNNKEALEKYQALMAHINEECRALQEDYGIPKEDVANGLPLGMTASIVDKRNLRSLTEMSHQRMCNRAYWEYRQLFGDIRKALSEYSEEWRWIADNLFMPKCDYFGYCSETRPCGKPVSGVPKMPRP comes from the coding sequence ATGGGCACAATTACAATTTTGCCGGAGACAACTAAAAACCCGATCACGCTGATGGGACAGCGCGCCGGTGTCTGCTGGGGAGGAAATGTAGAAGATCCGGAGAAAAATTATAAACGGGGCATGGACTGTATCATTTCCGGACATGGAAGAGTCATGGAATATGTAAATGTAGAGATGATCATTGCCGGCTATTCCGCGAGAGTAGAGCGCGAGTGGTATACACATATTGGCGGCTCACCGACACGTTTACAGTCAAGTACACGCTATATCAATTATGCCGGACGCGGATTTGATTACATCATCCCGCCGTCGATCCAGAACAACAAAGAAGCATTGGAAAAATATCAGGCATTAATGGCGCATATCAATGAAGAATGCCGCGCTTTGCAGGAAGACTACGGGATTCCAAAGGAAGATGTTGCAAACGGACTGCCGCTTGGCATGACGGCGTCGATCGTGGATAAAAGAAATCTGCGCAGTTTAACGGAGATGAGCCATCAGAGAATGTGTAACCGCGCATACTGGGAATACCGCCAGTTATTTGGTGACATCCGAAAAGCACTTTCGGAATATTCGGAAGAATGGCGCTGGATCGCAGATAATCTGTTTATGCCAAAATGTGATTACTTCGGATACTGCTCCGAGACAAGACCTTGCGGGAAACCGGTGTCCGGCGTTCCTAAGATGCCAAGACCATAA
- the mutL gene encoding DNA mismatch repair endonuclease MutL produces MPEITLLSQETIDKIAAGEVVERPSSVVKELVENAIDAKATAVTVEIKEGGISFIRITDNGCGIERAQVPLAFLRHSTSKIKSVEDLMSITSLGFRGEALSSIAAVSQVELITKTYGELTGTRYVIEGSKEKENEEIGAPEGTTFIVRNLFYNTPARRKFLKTAQTEGNYINDLMERLALSHPGVSFKFINNGQTKMHTSGNSREKDMIYHIYGRDITSGLLEIDHKNEYFHVKGFIGKPLISRGNRNFENYFINGRYIKSALLSKSIEEAYKGFLMQHQYPFCVLYFSMDTDLLDVNVHPTKMELRFSNNEAIYKTLFEIIRGALTHKDFIPEVPVQEEKIRKRENIKAPLPEPFERRGVEMVRSGGRFQPQDIQQGTGGQSGFAASKENEDVQTTIPMQSAAPQKESAPPENLSVFNSLLPKKETAVTEQSADRVSESNTYTVSKPVPQPIQADKTTASLPEETAAALPESKVTYEQQELAAVSEGFLTKDAKKKHKIIGQLFDTYWMVEYEDKLFIIDQHAAHEKVLYETSYEKSTIN; encoded by the coding sequence ATGCCTGAAATTACACTGCTCAGTCAGGAGACAATTGACAAGATTGCAGCCGGGGAAGTTGTGGAACGCCCCTCTTCCGTGGTAAAAGAACTGGTGGAAAATGCCATCGATGCAAAGGCAACTGCCGTCACAGTTGAGATCAAAGAGGGCGGTATTTCATTTATCCGTATCACGGACAATGGCTGCGGCATCGAGCGGGCGCAGGTTCCGCTTGCTTTTTTGCGCCATTCGACCAGCAAGATCAAAAGCGTGGAAGATCTGATGAGCATTACCTCTTTGGGATTCCGCGGTGAGGCGCTCTCAAGTATCGCTGCAGTTTCACAGGTCGAGCTGATCACAAAAACATACGGGGAACTGACCGGTACCCGCTATGTTATTGAGGGTTCGAAAGAAAAGGAAAATGAGGAGATTGGTGCGCCGGAGGGAACCACTTTTATCGTCCGCAATCTTTTTTACAATACACCGGCGAGGCGCAAATTTTTAAAGACAGCACAGACGGAGGGCAATTATATCAATGACCTGATGGAGCGTCTTGCCCTGTCGCATCCGGGGGTTTCCTTTAAATTCATCAACAACGGTCAGACGAAAATGCATACCTCCGGCAATTCCAGGGAAAAAGATATGATCTATCATATCTACGGCAGGGATATCACCTCCGGGCTTTTAGAGATCGACCATAAAAATGAGTATTTTCATGTCAAGGGTTTTATCGGAAAACCGTTAATTTCCCGCGGAAACCGTAATTTTGAGAATTACTTTATCAACGGACGTTATATCAAGAGCGCGCTGCTCTCAAAGTCGATTGAGGAAGCGTACAAAGGCTTTCTGATGCAGCACCAGTATCCGTTCTGCGTTCTGTACTTTTCCATGGATACCGATCTTTTAGATGTCAACGTGCATCCGACGAAGATGGAACTCCGTTTTTCAAACAATGAGGCGATCTATAAGACATTGTTTGAAATTATCCGGGGCGCGCTGACGCACAAAGATTTTATCCCTGAAGTACCGGTGCAGGAAGAAAAGATACGGAAACGTGAAAACATCAAGGCACCGCTCCCGGAACCGTTTGAGCGCCGGGGTGTTGAAATGGTGCGGAGTGGAGGAAGGTTTCAGCCGCAGGACATACAGCAGGGAACAGGCGGACAGTCCGGTTTCGCTGCGTCAAAAGAAAATGAAGACGTGCAGACAACAATTCCGATGCAGAGCGCAGCACCGCAGAAGGAATCAGCACCGCCGGAAAACCTTTCTGTCTTTAACTCGCTTCTTCCAAAGAAAGAAACGGCTGTCACAGAACAGTCCGCGGACCGGGTATCGGAAAGCAATACATACACCGTTTCCAAACCCGTACCGCAGCCAATACAGGCGGATAAAACAACGGCAAGCCTGCCAGAAGAGACAGCGGCAGCTTTACCGGAGTCAAAAGTCACTTACGAGCAACAGGAACTTGCGGCAGTCTCCGAAGGTTTTCTGACAAAAGATGCCAAGAAGAAACACAAGATCATCGGACAGCTGTTCGATACTTACTGGATGGTAGAGTATGAGGACAAGCTGTTCATCATCGACCAGCATGCAGCGCATGAAAAAGTACTTTATGAGACCAGCTATGAAAAGTCAACCATAAATTAG
- a CDS encoding BaiN/RdsA family NAD(P)/FAD-dependent oxidoreductase, translated as MTETEVAVIGGGASGLMASIASALAGADTIILEHMDRVGKKILATGNGKCNYTNEVQGLSCYRGENPAFAVPVFRQFDQKKTVAFFREIGIEPKIKNGYYYPASEQAASVLDVLRMEAAYTGVKEIVSCEIKAIKRQGDFFLIRTGTGDFRAKSIIFATGLFASPKSGSDGSALPYIEHFGHHIIDIVPALVPLQCRQSFFKMLAGIRAEVSIRLYINGAETTRERGELQLTDYGISGIPVFQISRYATRALKQKKQVYAQIDFMPDRSFGEVNDLLKLRFCMNAHGKDASQAMIGLCNKKLAEVLLKEAGIDLHIPSKKVPEKQLTRLTKLLKDLRVDITGSKDIAQAQVCAGGVDTREIDAASMMSKLIPGLFFAGEVVDIDGICGGYNLQWAWSSGYVAGSHAGEYAHPGKKAHRKKRGNYDSN; from the coding sequence ATGACAGAAACAGAAGTTGCAGTCATTGGCGGCGGAGCATCCGGGCTGATGGCTTCTATTGCGTCTGCTTTAGCAGGTGCAGATACAATCATCTTAGAACATATGGACCGTGTAGGTAAAAAAATACTTGCCACGGGGAATGGAAAATGTAATTATACAAACGAGGTGCAGGGATTATCGTGTTACAGAGGCGAAAACCCTGCTTTTGCTGTACCGGTATTCAGACAGTTCGATCAGAAAAAAACAGTGGCGTTTTTTCGTGAGATCGGTATCGAACCAAAAATAAAAAACGGCTATTATTACCCGGCGAGTGAACAGGCTGCTTCTGTTCTGGATGTCCTTCGCATGGAAGCCGCATATACCGGTGTAAAGGAGATTGTCTCCTGTGAGATCAAAGCAATAAAAAGACAGGGAGATTTCTTTCTGATCCGGACAGGCACAGGAGATTTTCGCGCAAAATCAATCATTTTTGCAACCGGTCTTTTCGCTTCGCCGAAGAGTGGGAGTGACGGCAGTGCGCTTCCATATATTGAACACTTTGGGCACCATATCATAGATATTGTACCGGCGCTGGTGCCGTTGCAGTGCAGGCAGTCATTCTTTAAAATGCTTGCAGGAATCCGTGCAGAAGTTTCGATAAGACTGTACATAAACGGAGCAGAAACGACCAGAGAACGTGGTGAATTACAGCTGACGGATTATGGAATATCGGGAATTCCGGTTTTTCAGATCAGCCGATATGCAACCAGAGCTTTAAAACAAAAAAAACAGGTATATGCACAGATCGATTTTATGCCGGACCGGTCTTTTGGGGAAGTGAATGATCTGCTGAAACTGCGTTTTTGCATGAATGCTCACGGAAAAGATGCCTCTCAGGCGATGATCGGTCTCTGCAATAAAAAGCTTGCAGAGGTACTCTTAAAAGAAGCCGGGATTGATCTTCATATTCCGTCAAAAAAAGTACCGGAAAAACAACTGACACGTCTGACAAAACTGCTGAAAGACCTGCGTGTCGACATCACAGGAAGCAAAGATATCGCGCAGGCACAGGTCTGTGCGGGCGGTGTGGACACACGCGAGATCGATGCAGCCAGCATGATGTCAAAATTAATTCCGGGACTGTTTTTCGCAGGAGAAGTCGTTGATATTGATGGTATCTGCGGTGGATATAATCTGCAATGGGCTTGGTCCAGCGGATATGTGGCAGGAAGCCACGCAGGAGAATATGCACATCCGGGAAAAAAAGCGCACAGGAAGAAACGAGGAAATTATGATTCGAATTAA
- a CDS encoding IS110 family RNA-guided transposase: MKIYVGIDIAKLNHFAAAISSDGEIIIEPFKFTNDADGFQLLVSKLESFDKNSLIIGLESTAHYGDNLVRYLVTELYQVCVLNPIKTCQMRKNNVRKTKTDKVDTYVIAKTLMMQDNLRFVSFFDLDMMDLKALGRFRQKTIKQRTRLKIQLTTYVDQVFPEIQYFFKSGLHQHAVYALLKETPSPKEIASMHMTHLANLLKVNSHGHFTKEQAKELRVLAQKSVGANDSAISIQITQTIQQIELLDSQLEKIEAEMTDIMKFNDSVIMTIPGIGYINGGMILGEIGDIHRFSNPNKLLAFAGLDPSVYQSGNFQAKTTRMSKRGSRVLRYALVNAAWNVVRNNATFKAYYDAKRAEGRSHYNALGHCAGKLVRVIWKMLTGEVEFNLE, translated from the coding sequence ATGAAAATTTACGTAGGCATTGATATTGCCAAACTTAATCATTTCGCCGCTGCGATTTCTTCCGACGGTGAAATAATCATTGAGCCGTTCAAATTCACAAATGACGCTGATGGCTTCCAACTGCTGGTCTCTAAACTCGAATCATTCGATAAGAACAGCCTCATCATCGGTCTTGAGTCAACGGCACACTACGGTGACAACCTTGTTCGATACCTTGTTACTGAGCTTTACCAAGTGTGTGTGTTGAACCCCATCAAAACCTGTCAAATGCGAAAAAATAACGTTCGCAAAACTAAGACAGATAAGGTCGACACTTACGTGATTGCTAAAACTCTTATGATGCAGGACAACCTCAGATTCGTCAGCTTCTTCGATCTCGATATGATGGATCTTAAGGCATTGGGACGTTTCCGTCAGAAAACCATAAAGCAACGTACCCGATTGAAAATTCAACTGACAACCTATGTTGATCAGGTCTTTCCGGAGATTCAATACTTTTTCAAATCCGGTCTGCATCAACACGCTGTCTATGCTTTATTAAAAGAAACACCTTCTCCAAAAGAGATTGCTTCCATGCATATGACTCATCTGGCAAATCTGCTCAAAGTGAACTCACACGGACACTTTACCAAAGAACAGGCCAAAGAATTAAGAGTTCTCGCACAGAAGTCTGTCGGTGCTAACGACAGCGCTATATCTATTCAGATAACTCAAACCATTCAACAAATCGAGTTACTGGATAGCCAATTAGAAAAGATTGAAGCTGAGATGACGGATATCATGAAATTCAACGATTCTGTCATCATGACCATTCCTGGTATCGGTTATATCAATGGTGGAATGATTCTTGGTGAAATAGGTGATATTCACCGTTTCTCCAATCCTAACAAGCTGCTTGCTTTTGCCGGTTTGGATCCTTCTGTTTATCAGTCTGGTAACTTTCAGGCTAAGACAACAAGGATGTCCAAACGTGGCTCTCGTGTTTTACGATATGCCCTTGTAAATGCAGCTTGGAACGTTGTCAGAAACAACGCAACCTTCAAGGCTTATTATGATGCCAAGAGGGCTGAAGGCCGGTCTCACTACAATGCACTTGGGCACTGTGCCGGCAAGCTTGTCAGAGTCATCTGGAAGATGCTCACTGGCGAAGTAGAATTCAACCTCGAATAA
- a CDS encoding BofC C-terminal domain-containing protein, giving the protein MKKTTSICLFTGMIFLLLVMVVYLLFTQQDTGEKEQDLAAATEEMPAETDTEKELKTTESLAVYEPYAYIIKQKDGILVVYQSDGITEFFETNIRIRDLNEDMVKKLENGIRFSDDQELYAFLESYSS; this is encoded by the coding sequence ATGAAAAAAACGACGAGTATTTGCCTTTTTACCGGAATGATCTTTCTTTTATTGGTCATGGTTGTTTATTTACTGTTTACACAACAGGATACGGGGGAAAAAGAACAGGATCTTGCTGCGGCAACCGAAGAAATGCCGGCAGAAACGGATACAGAAAAAGAACTTAAGACAACAGAGAGTCTTGCAGTTTATGAACCTTATGCGTATATCATAAAACAAAAGGATGGGATTCTGGTCGTATACCAGAGTGATGGTATCACAGAATTCTTTGAAACAAATATCCGCATCCGTGATCTGAATGAAGATATGGTAAAGAAATTGGAAAATGGGATCCGGTTTTCGGACGATCAGGAATTGTACGCCTTTTTGGAGAGCTATTCCAGTTAG
- a CDS encoding NAD(P)/FAD-dependent oxidoreductase, whose product MIRINQIKLPVTHDTVQLEQKIKKALKLKADTPFQYQIVKKSIDARKKPDLFYVYSVDVETADDQKILKKVNNNNVMSIKVKKYVLPEVINPSRTPVIAGAGPAGLFCAYALMSEGFHPIVTERGKKVEERTADVQKFWETGVLDTASNVQFGEGGAGTFSDGKLNTLVKDPIGRNRFVLETFVKFGAPEHILYENKPHIGTDILADVIKRMREFMTENGVEFLFETCVTGFSTGKNGNLKSIELNHDRQIDTDCLILAIGHSARDTFSLLQEKGLNMQAKSFAVGFRVEHPQSEVNLTQYGDLYADKLPAAPYKVTANLPSGRGVYSFCMCPGGYVVNASSEEHRLAVNGMSYSDRGGSNANSAIIVSVTPEDFKADAIRHGVLEDADGKEDVLSGVRFQERLEERAWKLGNGKIPQQLFGDYCKNRPSVSYGAFESTTKGDSVLCNLRGLLPEELEESFIEGMHHFSRAIPEFDREDAILSGVESRTSSPVRIVRDESFQSNIRGIYPCGEGAGYAGGIMSAAMDGLKVAEAIGRYAIESK is encoded by the coding sequence ATGATTCGAATTAATCAGATCAAGCTGCCAGTAACACATGATACGGTGCAGTTAGAGCAAAAGATCAAAAAAGCGTTGAAATTAAAGGCGGACACGCCTTTTCAATACCAGATCGTCAAAAAATCCATTGACGCAAGGAAGAAGCCGGATCTGTTTTATGTGTACTCCGTAGATGTAGAGACGGCAGACGACCAGAAAATTTTAAAAAAGGTTAACAATAATAATGTTATGTCAATCAAAGTGAAAAAATACGTCCTTCCGGAAGTCATAAATCCTTCACGCACACCTGTGATCGCGGGGGCAGGCCCTGCCGGACTGTTCTGTGCCTATGCATTAATGTCAGAGGGTTTTCATCCGATCGTGACAGAGCGTGGTAAAAAGGTCGAAGAACGGACTGCGGATGTGCAGAAGTTCTGGGAGACCGGTGTCTTAGACACCGCCTCGAACGTCCAGTTCGGAGAGGGCGGTGCAGGAACCTTTTCCGATGGAAAATTAAATACATTGGTCAAAGATCCCATTGGAAGGAACCGTTTTGTTCTTGAAACATTCGTAAAATTTGGGGCACCGGAACATATTTTATATGAAAACAAACCACATATCGGCACAGACATTCTTGCAGATGTGATAAAACGGATGCGGGAATTTATGACAGAAAATGGCGTAGAGTTTTTATTTGAGACCTGTGTTACCGGATTTTCCACCGGCAAAAACGGGAACTTAAAATCTATCGAATTAAATCACGACAGACAAATCGATACCGACTGCCTGATCCTTGCCATCGGTCACAGTGCAAGGGATACGTTTTCGCTGTTACAGGAAAAGGGCTTAAATATGCAGGCAAAATCCTTTGCGGTCGGATTCCGTGTGGAGCATCCGCAGAGCGAGGTCAATCTGACACAGTACGGAGATTTATATGCAGACAAACTTCCTGCGGCACCTTATAAAGTGACGGCAAATCTTCCCTCCGGCAGAGGGGTATACTCCTTTTGCATGTGTCCGGGCGGTTATGTCGTAAACGCTTCCTCCGAAGAACACCGTCTTGCAGTCAACGGTATGAGTTACTCGGACCGTGGCGGCAGCAACGCAAACAGTGCGATCATCGTCTCCGTCACACCGGAAGATTTTAAGGCGGATGCGATCCGTCATGGCGTTTTAGAAGATGCCGATGGGAAAGAAGATGTACTGTCCGGCGTCCGTTTTCAGGAACGTCTGGAGGAGCGGGCATGGAAACTTGGAAATGGAAAGATCCCACAGCAGTTGTTTGGTGATTACTGTAAAAATCGTCCTTCCGTTTCCTACGGTGCATTTGAGAGTACAACAAAGGGTGATTCCGTACTTTGTAATTTGAGAGGACTTCTGCCGGAAGAATTAGAGGAATCATTCATAGAAGGAATGCATCATTTTTCCCGTGCGATTCCGGAATTTGACCGTGAGGATGCGATCCTTTCCGGTGTCGAAAGCCGTACATCTTCCCCGGTGCGTATCGTGCGTGATGAATCATTCCAGTCGAATATCCGCGGCATTTACCCATGCGGGGAAGGCGCCGGATATGCAGGTGGTATCATGTCTGCGGCAATGGACGGCTTAAAGGTTGCCGAGGCAATCGGTAGATATGCCATAGAGAGTAAATGA